One window of the Shewanella maritima genome contains the following:
- a CDS encoding M28 family peptidase — protein MSRLVSQLMTSLVAVCSLGAIAEPAPSQEDMRLYDIATAPSADRLRADVTKLVSFGTRHTLSDTESNTTGIGAARRWIETEFKQISKECGGCLEVFTVAKTVQGKRIAEPTEVVNVIALQRGSVDPKRVVMMSGDIDSRVTDVLDAKSLSPGANDNATGVAGALEAARVLSKYKFNGTIVYAALSGEEQGLYGGEILADYAKEQGWRVQGVLNNDMIGNIAGINGVINNSTVRVFSEGVRYVETEDEARQRYFGGGENDSASRNLARNIKRLVDQYMTNLDVQLVYRLDRFGRGGHHLPFNKAGFPAVRVMETNEHYHRQHQDLRIEDGIEYGDTIEGVDFDFNAKLTALNAISLASMAWAPAPPQQVNIFGHVSPSTTLSWQKSTDDSVVGYRVYWRSTTAPEWTHSRYVGKVTEFTVENMVIDNYLFGVASVAANGNVSPVVFPGPSGKFF, from the coding sequence ATGTCTCGCTTAGTTTCACAACTTATGACATCGCTTGTTGCAGTATGCTCGCTTGGCGCGATTGCCGAGCCTGCGCCATCTCAAGAAGATATGCGCCTGTATGATATCGCAACCGCGCCAAGTGCCGATAGATTGCGCGCTGATGTGACTAAGCTGGTGAGCTTTGGTACTCGCCATACCTTGTCTGATACCGAGTCAAACACCACAGGTATCGGCGCAGCAAGGCGCTGGATTGAAACGGAATTTAAGCAGATATCTAAAGAGTGTGGCGGCTGTTTAGAAGTGTTTACCGTGGCAAAAACCGTGCAAGGTAAGCGTATTGCAGAGCCAACTGAAGTGGTCAATGTGATTGCATTGCAGCGTGGTAGTGTCGACCCTAAGCGCGTAGTGATGATGAGTGGTGATATCGACTCGCGAGTCACCGATGTGTTAGATGCCAAATCACTGTCACCTGGGGCGAATGACAATGCGACAGGTGTCGCAGGCGCGTTAGAGGCAGCACGTGTGCTGTCAAAGTATAAGTTTAATGGCACCATTGTTTACGCTGCGCTTTCGGGTGAAGAACAAGGTTTATACGGCGGCGAGATTTTAGCTGATTACGCTAAAGAGCAGGGCTGGCGGGTTCAAGGTGTGCTCAATAATGACATGATCGGCAATATCGCGGGTATTAATGGTGTAATCAACAACTCTACGGTGCGCGTATTCTCTGAAGGAGTGCGTTACGTTGAGACTGAAGATGAAGCGCGCCAACGCTATTTTGGTGGCGGCGAGAATGATTCCGCCTCACGTAATCTGGCGCGCAACATCAAACGTTTGGTCGACCAATACATGACCAACCTTGATGTTCAGCTAGTTTATCGCTTGGATAGGTTCGGCCGCGGCGGTCATCACCTGCCATTTAATAAAGCTGGTTTCCCAGCGGTGCGCGTGATGGAAACGAATGAGCACTATCATCGCCAGCATCAGGATTTACGTATTGAAGATGGCATTGAGTATGGCGATACCATCGAAGGTGTCGATTTTGACTTTAACGCTAAACTCACCGCGTTAAACGCCATTAGCCTTGCGTCAATGGCGTGGGCGCCAGCACCGCCGCAGCAAGTAAATATCTTTGGTCACGTGTCGCCAAGTACCACCCTAAGCTGGCAAAAATCAACTGATGATAGTGTCGTGGGTTATCGCGTTTATTGGCGCTCGACTACTGCGCCAGAATGGACACATAGTCGGTATGTTGGCAAGGTGACCGAGTTTACGGTGGAAAACATGGTCATAGATAACTACCTGTTTGGTGTTGCCAGTGTTGCTGCCAACGGCAATGTCAGTCCTGTGGTGTTTCCAGGGCCATCGGGTAAGTTTTTTTAG
- a CDS encoding lytic transglycosylase domain-containing protein — MVLNNDYPLEQDTSVKAPKRSIKASYSENGILNDIGVEKRRVYQYQNADGITVFSDKSPQHNDYQVLLYECFACRPESTIDWYKIPLNTADYKHFVNNAARQHKLDAALIRAVIHAESAFKEKAVSRVGAKGLMQLMPVTAKEMGVLDSLNAADNINGGSRYLAKLLKQFKGDLELACAAYNAGPSNVLKHNGVPPFPETQAYVKRVQILYKRYQKAHRAS; from the coding sequence GTGGTGCTTAACAACGACTATCCTCTTGAACAGGACACTTCAGTTAAAGCACCTAAACGCAGTATTAAAGCAAGCTATTCGGAAAATGGCATATTAAATGATATCGGGGTGGAAAAGCGCCGTGTATACCAATATCAAAATGCTGATGGCATTACGGTGTTCAGCGATAAAAGCCCACAGCACAATGACTATCAAGTCTTGTTGTATGAGTGTTTTGCCTGCCGCCCAGAGTCAACTATCGATTGGTATAAGATCCCGCTTAATACTGCTGACTATAAGCACTTTGTTAATAATGCCGCTCGCCAGCACAAGTTAGATGCGGCGCTTATTCGCGCAGTTATTCATGCTGAATCTGCCTTTAAAGAAAAGGCGGTATCCCGCGTGGGCGCCAAAGGCTTAATGCAATTGATGCCAGTTACGGCAAAAGAAATGGGCGTGCTGGACTCACTCAATGCGGCTGACAATATTAATGGTGGCAGTCGCTACCTTGCCAAGCTACTCAAGCAATTTAAAGGTGATCTTGAGCTAGCCTGCGCTGCCTACAATGCCGGCCCAAGCAATGTGCTCAAGCACAACGGTGTGCCGCCATTTCCCGAAACTCAGGCCTATGTAAAACGAGTACAAATTCTGTATAAACGCTATCAAAAAGCCCACAGAGCCAGCTGA